The following proteins are encoded in a genomic region of Nakaseomyces glabratus chromosome J, complete sequence:
- the SEC2 gene encoding guanine nucleotide exchange factor SEC2 (CAGL0J08228g~Ortholog(s) have Rab guanyl-nucleotide exchange factor activity, phosphatidylinositol-4-phosphate binding activity and role in autophagy, exocytosis, hyphal growth), with the protein MSDPIEESNRISVQVSTLSTQLIESIDRQSELEKRLRDAQIIINKQKHVMHEFETLKQKNKELSDGQQSFEEKIRALSAQLEEEKSKRLAAEKEVDKLGQEVEDLTASLFDEANNMVSDARREKHDIEIQNSRLQETLKEKDTVLETLNLQLKNLKKVLQTVDSESSINANIRSPISTENSTTTSASGNKLTRRQSQLSISHNESPLFSPYVTTLRYDQSLYNEFLKFLAVLPSSSSLKATSTESKLLKRLVSDEIQPVLKIDNASGIGWLVRKSLLTSMMEGQVVVEPLSGINEAYQLGYETKEHVSQNEGEEMPHMFNFPLNSPPIAVRDPCAFCAEQRDDIIEHARMYVMKTFNKENDGSTTITNSFPLCHWCLMKVRQTCEIFAFLRSLKLGTWHLEKVTLNTISKGESLSKFSEVTKSTNGSTSNEEKKSNRKSFIPSLPKGSPKKSSPVVETHIDTTKAGQPTSNIQRAWVHLCKLRSMLHWAHVGIWNMEDSISLKMGPITDHPTHSQELLLPVLSESESLNMLEEYVPANDSESFNLKKTETSNTFDFEKSSNDAVDISSNQDINSQTKVAPDVNENLKGQPSTGEASTIEPVNIKVDPATIGANVDAKKKNAISGNTLDTAKDTDNLSKDKMEAKMIEKDTTEDSKKTTKSSKRTSEIIDQLNDIGSDAKELFGTVEESGKESQSDDKQSDKHLNSDETKNGDATMPNEDDMTLDAKEVMRGLNDDDADSSSLDNFDDSKEFQ; encoded by the coding sequence ATGTCAGATCCTATCGAAGAATCTAACAGAATATCTGTTCAAGTGTCGACATTATCAACACAGCTTATTGAAAGTATTGATAGGCAGTCGGAGCTTGAGAAACGACTTCGAGACGCtcaaattattattaataagCAAAAACATGTTATGCATGAATTCGAGACTTTGAAACAGAAGAATAAAGAGCTTTCAGATGGTCAGCAAtcctttgaagaaaagatacGAGCTTTATCTGCACAgttagaagaagagaaaagtaAGCGTTTAGCAGCAGAAAAAGAGGTCGATAAATTAGGTCAAGAGGTCGAAGATTTAACTGCGTCATTGTTTGATGAAGCTAATAATATGGTATCTGATGCTAGAAGAGAGAAACATGATATCGAAATACAAAATAGCAGGTTACAAGAAAcactaaaagaaaaggacACTGTTCTAGAGACATTGAACCTGCAGttgaaaaacttgaagaaagtatTACAAACAGTCGACTCTGAATCTTCTATAAATGCAAATATAAGAAGTCCTATAAGTACTGAAAATAGTACTACAACATCAGCGTCAGGTAATAAGCTGACAAGGCGGCAATCCCAGTTATCAATTAGTCATAATGAATCACCTTTATTTTCTCCATACGTTACAACATTAAGATACGACCAGTCGCTTTATAATGagtttttgaagtttttaGCTGTTCTACCAAGTAGTTCTAGTTTGAAAGCAACATCTACAGAGTCTAAACTACTCAAGAGATTGGTGTCTGATGAAATTCAACCGGTATTAAAGATTGATAATGCTTCGGGAATAGGTTGGCTAGTAAGAAAGTCGTTGCTAACTTCTATGATGGAGGGGCAGGTCGTTGTGGAGCCATTGAGCGGTATAAATGAAGCATATCAACTGGGTTATGAAACAAAAGAACATGTTTCACAAAATGAAGGTGAAGAAATGCCACACATGTTTAATTTCCCATTAAATTCACCTCCTATTGCAGTTAGGGATCCATGTGCATTTTGTGCTGAGCAAAGAGATGATATTATTGAGCATGCACGTATGTACGTTATGAAAACAttcaataaagaaaatgatggctctacaacaataacaaattCTTTCCCACTTTGTCATTGGTGTCTAATGAAAGTTAGACAAACTTGTGAGATCTTCGCATTCTTGAGATCGTTGAAGTTAGGTACTTGGCATTTGGAAAAAGTGACGTTAAATACTATCTCTAAAGGCGAGTCGCTCTCTAAGTTTTCAGAAGTTACTAAGTCTACAAACGGGTCTACTTCAAAtgaggaaaagaaaagcaacCGAAAGAGCTTTATACCATCATTACCAAAGGGCTCTCCTAAAAAGTCCTCCCCTGTCGTGGAGACCCACATAGATACAACAAAGGCTGGGCAGCCTAcatcaaatattcaaagaGCGTGGGTACATTTGTGTAAATTGAGATCGATGCTACATTGGGCACACGTTGGTATATGGAACATGGAAGACTCCATATCACTCAAAATGGGGCCAATAACTGATCATCCAACCCATAGCCAGGAATTGTTGTTGCCTGTGTTGAGCGAAAGTGAGAGTCTGAATATGCTGGAGGAATATGTTCCTGCTAACGACTCAGAAAGTTTCAACTTAAAGAAGACAGAAACTTCTAATACATTCGACTTTGAGAAATCTTCTAATGACGCGGTTGATATCTCATCAAACCAAGATATCAACTCACAAACAAAAGTAGCGCCTGATGTCAACGAAAATTTGAAAGGACAGCCTTCAACGGGTGAAGCATCAACTATTGAGCCAGTTAACATTAAGGTCGATCCTGCAACGATAGGAGCTAATGTTGatgctaaaaaaaaaaatgcaatttcCGGTAATACTTTAGATACAGCAAAGGATACAGACAATCTCAGTAAAGATAAGATGGAAGCTAAAATGATAGAAAAAGATACAACAGAGGATAGCAAGAAGACTACTAAGTCTTCAAAGCGGACTTCCGAAATAATTGACCAATTGAACGATATTGGAAGTGATGCTAAAGAGTTATTTGGTACTGTTGAAGAATCTGGAAAGGAATCGCAAAGTGATGATAAACAATCAGACAAACACCTGAATTCTGATGAAACCAAAAACGGCGATGCCACCATGCCTAACGAGGATGATATGACTCTAGATGCAAAGGAGGTGATGCGTGGAttgaatgatgatgatgcGGATTCATCTAGTCTAGACAACTTTGATGATAGTAAAGAATTTCAGTAA